The window AATATATCTGTTGCCTTTGAACTGAAGACAGATGGTTCCTACTACCTCTGAGGTTCCGACTCATTCTGTCATTGCAATTACAAAATTTAAGATAAAGGCTCCCAAATAAATCTTAAGATAAAGGTTCCCAAACAAAGTGATGGCACGACTGATAAGGGAATTGACTAACAATTAAAGGAATGAAATACAATGAAGACCATTTATCACAGTCTTAAGGAAAATAGAACCAGTCTAAGATCTTTGGAGGCAGAATTACACTGTTGATTAAAATTATACTATCAATATAATACACTCACATTACTTTAAGGTGTTTGACTTCTTATTGGATGATTCTTAAAGACAGTAGAGCAATACATATTCAGAAATGGCAAACAGCATGTTTATTCAGAATTGTTTGATATGTCTCCAGACTGTATTTGTGAATGGaaaatcgtagaatcatagaatggtttgggttggaagggaccttaaagatcatctggttccaacccccctgccatgggcagagacaccctccactagaccaggttgcccaaagccccatccaacctggccttgaacacttccagggagggggcatccacagcctctctgggcaacctgtgccagtgcctcaccaccctcacagtaaagaatttcttcctaatatctaatctaaatcgaccctccttcagcttaaaaccattaccccttgtcctatcactgcatgcctttgtaaacagtccctctccagatttcttgtaaacccattcaggtactggaaggctgctctaaggtctccccggaaccttctcttctccaggctgaacaaccccaactctctcagcctgtcctcataggagaggtgctccagccctctgatcagcttcgtggcctcctctggactcgctccaacagctccatgtctctcctgtactggggcccccagagctggatgcagtactccaggtggggtctcagcagagtggagtagaggggcaggatcacctccctcaacctgctggtcacacctcttttgatgcagcccaggacacggttggctttctgggctgcaagcgcacactgctggctcatgttgagcttctcatcaatcaatcaatacccacaagtccttctcctcggggctgctttcaatccattcctctcccagcctatagctgtgcttgggattgccctgacccatgtgcaggaccttgcacttggccttgttgaacttcatgaggtttgcacgggcccacctctccagcctgtcaaggtccctctggatggcatcccttccctccagcatgtcgaccacaccacacagcttggtgtcgttggcaaacttgctgagggtgcactcaatcccactgtccatgtcgccgacaaagatgttaaacagtgccggtcccagtaccgacccctgaggaacaccactcgtcactgttctccacttggacattgagccattgatcacaactctttgagcgcaaccatccagccaattccttatctaccgagtggtccatccatcgaatacatgtctctccaatttagagacaaggatgttgtgcgaGACAGTGTCAtatgccttgcacaagtccaggtagatgacgtcagctgcccttcccttgtccacagacgctgtaaccccatcatagaaggccaccaagtttgtcaggcacgatttgcccctagtgaagccgtgttggctgtcaccaatcacctccttatcttccatgtgcctgagcatagtctccaggagggtctgctccatgatcttgccaggcacagaggtgagactgacgggcctgtagttccctgggtcttcctttcttcccttcttaaaaatgggggttatgttccccctcttccagtcggcgggaacttcgctggactgccaggacttctcaaatatgatggtgagtggcctggccacttcatccgccagttccctcaagacccgcggatgcatctcatcaggtcccatggacttgtgcaccttcaggttccttagatattctcgaacctgatcttctcctacagtgggcggttctgcattctcccagtccctgccttctgtgacctgggcagtgtggctcaagcatttgccagtgaagaccgAGGCGAAGAAGTCATTaaatacctcagccttctccatatcctgggtaaccaggtcacccatttcattctggaggggacccacattttccctcctcctccttttatcactgacatacctatagaagcttttcttgttgtccgtgacatccctggccagactaatttctatcagggctttagttttcctaacctgatccctggctgctcagacagtttctctgtattcttcccaggctacctgcccttgcttccaccctctgtaggcttcctttttttgtttgactttgcccaggagctccttgttcatccacgggggccttttggtgtttttgcttgacttcctctttgctgggatgcattgctcctgagcttggaggtgagccttgaatattagccagctgtctcGGGCCCCTCTTCcatccagggctttgtcccatgctATTTtaccaagcagatctctgaagaggctaaagtctgctctgctgaagtccagggtagtgagcttgctgcacaccctcctcgctgccctgaggatcctgaattccaccatttcgtggtcactgcagccaaggctgcccttgagcttgacgtcccctaccaggccctccttattggtgagaataaggtccagcatggcacctctccttgtgggctcctctatcgcttggaggagaaagttgtcatcaacacattccaggaacttcctggattgcttgcgctcagctgcgttgtccctccaacaaatgtcagggtggttgaagtcccccataaggaccagggcttgtgagcatgagcctgctcctatctgcctatagagggctttatctgctcggtccccctggtcaggtggcctgtagcagacccccgctatgatgtcccctgccccagtgctccctttaatcctgacccataggctctcagtcGGCTCCTCATCcttccccaggtggagctccatgcactccagctggtcattgatgtaGAGGGCAACACCCGctcctcatctgccctgcctgtccttcctaaatagcctgtacccttccatcccaacactccagtcacaggacctgtcccaccatgtctctgtaatgccagtaaggtcatagccttgcaggcacacacacatctccagctcctcttgtaAAAATCTTCCATGAAGAAGGGGTAAGTCTAGATGGTCTTCTCATTTCCAACCCCTTTTCCATGACCTGGAAGGAGAGATAGAATCAAAATTAGTGTTTTTATGGATAATGCTTGGACCAGGAAAATTACTCAGACTACTGACACAACACAATCTGAGTACTCAGCTTTCATGACATATCAGTATTCTAAGTGTAAAGGTGCAGCTAGAAACAAAGCATGATGCACGCTTAGGGGGTGCACCTCTCTGTTGTGGCAGTCAGTGATTAGTAGTAGTCCTAGTAAATAATCAGTGACCATAAGCTTTTATTGCTATTCTGTGGCCCAAAAAGCAAACTCCATCTTTTGTTAAGAAATAGAGGAACCTGAggtagaaaagcaggaaaacttgATTACTTTTGTATCAGTTATTTTGTCTGAATAGTAATGCAACATGGTGTCTAGTTCTGCTGTCCTAATTGAAGATCAATGTTGAATACCTGGagagggttaaaaaaaattaaaaaatactttaattgtAAGCCCTGCCAAGCAAGGGCTTGAGGCAGACTGTAGCTGCCCTTCCTCAGCCAGCTTGGTGGCTGTGCCTGCTCCAAGCCATGACAAAGTGAAAGCACTGATGGAAGTCATCTGAAATCTaacaaagttttgaaaaaaagatcCTTTCATTCCTTCAACAGGGGAGAAAATTTTAAACCTTataaattctttaaataaagtttgtaaaatacttctgtaaGACAGATCTAAGACAACTACAGCAATTTATTGCATTAAATGGAACATATTCTTGGATTCCTGCATTACAAATAGGTAAGGTCAAGACCCCCAAATGTACAATTTGTCATCAAATTTAGCGAATCTAACAATGACTTATTTCATTCTGGTTTACCGCTTCAGATCATTAGGGTAACATTCAACAGTAATTTCAACTTTTCATATACAAATTGAGCCCAGCAGAAAAAGTTACAATCCAGTGGTCCAGAACATTTTAAGAGGTACTGTAAATGAACTTGAGTTTGGAAACTGCTGTTAATCTTAAAGACATTTAAAGTGTAATCTCTCTGAAAAGATCTGCAGATTTAAGGAATGTGGAAAGAAACCTTTGATTGACTTCACTCTCAAAGCTGTAAGTGCTGGTGGGCATGACAGAGTGACTTAGCATTTCTAAAAACCTtgttaaaggaagaaattatttcaggcTTTGGGCCTAGTTCTCCCCTTCTGGAGTTTTCCATGGCAGCATAACTAAGATCACGTAGCTTTCTAGGTTTCTTTCAATTAATGTTtaacagataaaataaatggaatggTTTAAATAGTATTGATCCTGCTCTGGATCAGAGGATGGCCTGATGACTCCTGTTGACTCCAGTCCATTTCCCATTGTACTACAGTACCcttatttcacacacacacacagagcctaagatttatttttttaaccgCAGGAGGTCTGTAGAAGCTGGAAGAGTACAGAAAAGACCGGAGGCTAGTTCCTCAGGCCTCCTGAATAAAATCCAAAAATATGTACCAAAAAGTGTCTGTGCAGTAGATGGAAGGAGTTAATGCCTCAGAGTGAGATTCATGATAGCTTCCTGCTGTGGAAGGACCCATGTaagacagcaataaaaatggTGAACAAGGGCACAACACTTAATTTCTGATTATTTCTGGGGTGCAGGCACGCAACTATTTCCATGGGAAactgcctggagcacctcctaaAATTAGGCAACTCatacatttctgtgaaaattgtACAAGGAGTGAGTCATTCCTTTAAAACACTGCAGGAAACATTAATGGTtgtcctgggtttggctgggataaagttaattttctttctagtagctgatacagtgctctgttttggatttaggacgAGAATggtattgataacacactgatggttttagttgttgctgggtaggtgtagtgtctacactaagccaaggactttccagcttcccacgccctgccaggtgcacaaggagctgggagagcacagccaggacagctggcccaggctggccaaagggatgttccctgccgtagaacgtcatgctcagcatataaagtggggaagctgctgggaggcaggatcgctgctcggaaacagactgggaaTCAGGTTGTTTTTATACacgtggtgagcaattgcatttgtgcatcacttgttttatttatatatatatatatttttttttttaaatagttttgttattgtcatcttcatcttcctttgttaccctattaatctgtctttatctcaacccatgagtttttttccattctcctcccaatCCCACTGCGGGGGGGAAGGGTGAGCGAGTGTGGTGCTtggttaccagctggggttaatCCATGGCAATGGTATTGGCCTGGCTTTCCTATAATTGAAAGAAGAGTTTAGAGCACTTGCTGAGGATGTGAGGAACTCAGATGCACCTTCTTGTACATCTGATGGTTTTAGTTACCTTGCTCAATTTGCAGGGATGTGGATTCATCACACCCCAAATCAATGCTgtgacttaattaaaaaatatcatgcCTTCCTGTATTTTTACCTATTTTATCCAATGCAGATTTAATGTAAGATAAAATGCAGAATGGAATATATGAAACAGAGCAACCCACTCACAATcacggaatcacagaatcacagaagggtaggggttggaagggacctctggagatcatctagtccaacctcctgctaaagcaggatcacccagagcaggttgcacagggttGTGTCCAGGTGGATTTTGAATATCtacagagaaggagactccacagcctctctgggcagcctgttccagcactcggtcaccctcagagtgaagaagtttttcctcatattcaggtggGACTTCCTgcgttccagtttgtgcccattgccccttgtcctgttgctggggaccactgaaaagagtttgGCCCCATCatcttgacacctgccctttagatatttataagcgttgataaGATCCCATCTCAgtgttctcttctccaggctaaacagccccagctctctcagcctttcctcatacgagagatgctccagtcccctcatcatctttgtagccctccgctgggctctctccagtagttccctgtccttcttgaactggggagcccagaactggacacaggactccagatgtggcctcaccaggacagagtagagggggaggagtagcctggagaagagaaggctcaggaggatattttaaatgtatataaatacctgaagggagggtataaagaggacagagccaggctctattcagcagtgcccagtgacaggaccagaggcagtgCGCACAACCTGAAACAgaggaggttccctctgaacatcaggaaacatatttttactgtgagggtgacccAGCACTGGCATGGGTTGCCCAGGGACGTTGTGGAGTCTCCAGCcttagagatattcaaaagtcatctggacatggtcctgggcaaccagctctaggtggtcctgcttgagcaggggagttggaccaggtgacctccagaggttctTTCCAAGctcaatcattctgtgatttgtGGCCTGATTTACTGTAGTGTTAAGATTAAAGTGGTCATATCTCAAACTAGTTATTCCAGGCCCCCTTTtagtcagtggagaaaaaaaaaaaaaaaaaaagtaattgcacTTTTAGGGCATGATTCATTGCACATTGAAGTAGTCATCCAAAAATAGGTCAGCTGGACTGTGCCGTACAAGTGCCGATATGACTGTAAAGGAAACCTGAAGTGACCAGCTTAATTGGAGACAGCTACCCTGCAGCTGTCTAGTATTAGGTAAGATGAATCCCAGCCAAAGATTTAATGGACAAGGTGTACTATATGTATGAGTCTGTATGTCTGCCCAGCACGCTGCTGACAATTGATCGTATAGGTGCAATGGATAATACTGCCCAGCGGGGAGGGTGGACAGGATGAGGATCTGAATCAGTGAGGGAGATGCTCCATCGCTgttcagaatgtttttcttcaacagTAAATGGGCATTGAGGTCTCAGAAGGACTCATCTCTGAGGCAGCTGCTGAAATTGTTTCTTGGTGTATAGTGAGACATGCAGCCAGTTCTAAAAGGCTGTTTTTAGATCATGGACATATCTGCCAGCACAGATAAGGAGCCGCCTGCCAATTCCAAACATACACACACGACATTTACTCAATCACACACAAAcataaacaagcaaataaacaacCTCCCCCTCCCATCGACTAATCaagctttttctccttcagatggaaaaggaagaaagaaaaagcctgttattgttttggtttgtttttttcttattttctatttttaaatacaagggGGGGCTCAGATACTATATTGAAGCTGGAGCTATTTagatacataaataaaatatgcagattTAGAGTTAGTTTAGCCCtatttatctggaaaataaacagaaataaaatcataaaacttTTGCCAGCTTTGTTAAATGAGATTGGAATTCATCCATTATGTGGGGGCCTTCAATCTTCACCCTATGAATCAACAAAATCAATGAATGTTGGGCTTAATTGGCAAAACTGATTGGATGttaaaactgatttaattaCATCATTGTCATTATAGTAAGGATAAATTTGGCCAAGtcactttgattttaaaatgccaggttttctgtagaaattttGGAAGGAACTGGGGAATGACCTTGTTGAAGATTCAGAATAATGACTGGTTTGGCTTGATAAGCCTGGTCCTATTTCACTGCCTTGAAACTTTCTCTCTTCTATTGAGGAACCATCAGAATTGAACTGAATTGAAGAAAAACTGTCCTGAGACTTTCCGTGAGTGTGTATTCAAGTAGTGGATAACATGAATTTTTAAGCTGACATAACAAGTCTTAACACGGCCTCTGATTCATTCCTGACATAGCCAGGCATAATACTGGAGATGTCAGAGTATTTGGAAGATAGGACTGCCAGAGAATGTGCCATAAATATAAAAGAGAATAATTAAATTAGATCCTTTCAGGATGAACATGCTAAACTGAGACCAGAGTGCATGTACAgtatagtaaaaataaatacttgtacTGCACAGGCAGTGATTCAGCTGTCATGTGAATTCAGTGAAACTTTTCATACAAACTTATTTCAGTGAAGCTACTTATGAGAGTGTTACTCTCATGCAGAAATGGGTTCATGGGGTCACTGACATATTTCTGACCCAATACCAGCTAAGTGCAATAAGACTGAAATCagccattttatttcctttattatttgtaGTTCAGTGGCTGAGACCGGAGTTCTCTTTTACTTCTGATAAACGTTGAAAAAGTCATTTCATGATTGTTTGCCACAGTTTCCTTAATTACAGGTGTGAATAGCAGTGCATGACCATCTTTGAAAAGAGCTTTGAGAACAGTAGAGTAAAACATGAGAGTGAAAAgtgtttgtattattttcacTGTCAGAATTCACCAACTTCGGGCTTGTCCCCTTTTGCAGTACTCATACAAGCTCTGTCCAACTGGTATTTTGGAGGTCATAAACACATATCCTGTAACgctgaaaaataacattgtttAAGATGGGCCAGATGGCATTGTGTTAAACAGCACATCAGAATTAATTCgattttatctcttttttttattttaatggctaTCATGAAGAACTTTGTATCATTGAGTTTGTTTATGTCGTGACTATCTACATCTCTGGATTTCACTGAATAAAATTTCTTAAGCTTTGGGCCAATGCTTTGTAAGGCCACCCATACAACAGCGAAATGGTTGGGGACTCCAGCCCACTGAGCGGGATTCAGTTCCAGATTAAGACCTTTGCATTCAGATGTCTCCGTGTGAAATAGGGATCCTGTGGTGCCGTTGTTAAGAGTCGGTGGAGGTCTGGTTAAAACACTCAATAGTGCCTCCAGAATGAACTGACCATCTAATGGAGACTGATTTCAGTCATCTAAACAGAGGTATCTAGCATCACTTTTAGGTGGTGTGAACCTGGCTTGCAGTTGTTGTTCAGGAAAAGTATGGGTGTCCTCTAAGCCCCTTGTCAAATGTAGATGCCTTAGATGTCCTGGAGCATCCAGTGGTGGGAGATGACAGTAAGACAGCTGTATCCCTCTGTCCAGGCTTGATTCAGTCACTATCACATAGGCTCCTAGTGCCATTTGAGGTGAAAGAGGGTACCTAAGACCCCTGCATGGGTCTGGCAGATATGGTTAAAACTGGGAGAGAAATATGCCCTTCTGGAGTGGCAGCTGAGAGCCAGCAGGATACTGTGGAACCTAGCTAGAGCTAGGTGTCTGCCTGAGTGATTGGACTGAGCTCTTTGAGTGTCATCTAGGTTGTGCTGAACCGCTCTGTAGGCTCCACTGACTGTATTGACTAGATTGCTGTTGATTATAATGGAAAGACATCTAGCTTGTGAAATTCTCTAAATTTGGGGGTGTTAGTCCTGAACTGaatcttaatcttttttttttttttttttttttttactattttggACACCATGGCATGGCATAGAATAGAATGgaatagaataaaatagaatagaatatttcagttggtagggacctacaatgatcatctaatCCACCTGCCTGACCagttcagggctgaccaaatgTTAAAGCATTATTCTAACCTGCCAGTAATCCTTTTCTAAAATatgatgtgttttcttttatagcACATTCTATGTGTTCTTCTTGTTCCtgaagattttgtttcttttaaagaacaatAAGACATCAGTTTCCAAAGCAATGTTTCCAAATATCACTTTCTACTATAGCAAAGTGAACTGCATCAGTGCCTGTCAAAGATACAAATATGGCAAAGAGTCAGTTTGACTGAAAATTCATTCCCTCTTCAGCATACACTGAAGCTATGTGGTGCAAAAAGGCCACAAAATATCAGATGCGCTTATGTATGAAGTTAGTATAGTATCACGTTTGAGTAAGATATGACTCATAACAAATGCAAATGTGGCATTAGGCAGATAATGTAGTGTTAGAACAACACTCAGGACACATCTCTGGTTCATCTGTCTGGAAATGAGGAGAGGTGGTTGATACAGTCTTTTCCTGGCTCTCCTTCAGCACGCTGCTGCACTGTCCAAGCAGATACTGAGAAACTGGAAGTGGGATCTCTCTGGAGACCTAAGTCTGTTGCAATAAAATTTTGTGACAAATGTTTTCTGGAGTAAACTGACTTCATCCTTCTCTTGATCCTGGCACTTCCCAGCTGGGGATGTCAGTGGAAAGTTTTCTACTCTGGTGATAGATAATGCCAATGAAATGTTATTGGGTGAAGACTGCGGGATCTGGTGCATAGTATAAACTCAGCAAATCTCTACAGGAGCATGCCCTGTAATCCACTAGGGATGTTTGGGAAGGCCTGCTTGGCATGAAAAGATGTTgtggaaaagcctttttcttgtGTAGTGAGTCCTTGGAGTTTAAATGTGTTACCTCTTCCCCTTCCAAAATGGCCAAAGCACATGTATGGGAAAgtgttgtcttttttaaaaatattgaagttTCTTTATCAGGTACTGGGAGGAATTTTTAGTTGCCTGCATTTGTGATATATGCAAAGAAGATGCATCTGAATAAATAAAGCAGTTAAATGCTTAGTTTAGTGTCATTAAAACTATTAATTTAGGGGTAAGATGTAGATTTTTAAAGCTAATAATAAAATTTAGGATTTTTCAAAGGCATCTCTGCAATTTGGCTGCCATGTTTTAAAagttccataaaaaaaaaatctcagccttCATTTACTAACATGAATTACAGGAACTTCCAAAGTGTTGTGTGTGTTTCCCTCCTTGCTAGCAGCCAAGGAAACATTCACCACCAAGCCTGAACTTTGGAAGTCCTTGTTGCTACTATGTGCCCTGTAATGCAGTTCATGTGGACGTATAGAGGCATTGCAACTCCATCGCCATCTCCACTGATGTTGATGGACCAGCTGCAATAATATTTCAAGTCAATCCCTGATTAGTTAGTGGAAGGTCAGCTATTTCTGACTGGCCTCGCCCagacagagaaacagaatgaaGCTCTGCCATCAGTGTCCTAAAATAGAAGGTCCTTTTCATCTGTCAGGCTTGAGTCAGCCACATGGAACACAAATTAGGAGACACAAATCAACTCACAGGGCATTGAGAAACACAGGCAGAAAGTCAAACGAAGAGAAACTTCTTCAGATAATGAGCTGTATTCTCCAAACAGCTTTTTAGTCACTGTCccaaaaaatttattttactacTTCTTAAGGAATTCAAAGAGtagttcctttttttcctttttttttgtttttgaagataACATTGATAATGAAACTGAGTGTGGGGATATTTTTTGGAGGTTTCTTTGCAGCTCtgggggttttgctttttttggtggCATTTGGAACTGATTATTGGCTTCTGGCTACAGAAATAGGAAGGTGTTCAAAAGCACCTGAAGATGCTGGGGTTAGTAtggacatttttatttataatgagAATTATATATGTAGATTTCTTGgatgtgtttattttgtaaGAATTTACTTCTGTGTGAACTTTGGATATACTAATTTCGACGTTCTGGAGGCTTACAAGCCTGCTTCAAAACCTCTTGTAACCAGTTGTATTGATTCCAAAATGAATTTGTCTTTTGTGATACTACTTTTGCAATATGACATTCTTTCAAAGGAAGTATAACGGTTTAGATAAGGTATAGCTAACCTATATTCAGACAGACTGTGTTTCATTATGATGGTGGTGGTTTTTACCTCAACATCTAATTTCACTTGAACTTGATTCtttcagccatttaaaaattgtatgataatggcttcttttttttttctttttttctttttttttcttttttcttttctcttttctcttccatagGGAGAGAAGGCCACTTTCCATCATGAAGGTTTCTTCTGGAGGTGCTGGTTTAGTGGAAATGTAAGAGAGAACAATGCCAGCATGTGGAATTTCTGGTATAGtaagtaacttttttctttttacattatCTACAGTAGTTTGTTCTCAAAACtgttgtggggggttttttctgtcttatgAATCATTGGATTTCATATGGCTTCTTTGGTGATCAGGTTCTTCAGGTACcctaaaataaattcttaacaAGCATTTTTGTAATCTGTACTAAAGGAAACCCCAGGACAAAATCATATGTGTTTAACTATCGGCTTACGCTATGAGTGTTGTGGCTGCCCTGTTAACCTGCGTCCGTTCTTACCAGAACCGTCTCTTGCCACTTATTATTAAACAGactgtttatttctgtaatgtAGAGTAAAAGAGCTTAGTGGTTAGGCTGGTCCATGAATTTTTGCTTAGAGAGTTTCTCCAACTAGTTCTACAAGTGGGTTACAGAGGGTATGAGCAATTCCACGGTGAAAATGGTGTAGGACACATCATTTCCAGAAGAATTCTGCTACTAAATTCACAGATGaccctttgctttctttcactACATGCTAGGATTCTGGAAGATCAGatagtattttaaaaccaaaatttcCCATGAAGAAGAGTTCAAACAAAgcttcttttcctgtctttgacCCTACCTCTGAGGTACAGAGCTCCCTGTCCTTATTGCAAGATTTCCACAATCCTTGTGAAAAGCAGGTGCCATCATACAAACTTGACTTCAATAACCCATATTTTGCTAAACATATTGCTTGGTCTTAGGTGACCAATGTAATATTCACTGTAGCTAATTTCCCCTTATTATTTATCTGGAGAATTCTGTGGtcagaaatctgaaatttaaatgtGGGTTAAGCTATAGTCAGCCTTTATCTTTTGCAAGGAAGAAGCTGAAGTTTTTATAAGCATTTAATATAAAAGGTGAAATAACCCTTCTCTGGGGATATTGATTCCATAGACTAAACTCATATTTGTTGAGACTGTAAACTTTCTGAAGAtgcttgatatttttcattgttctttcacaagagaaaaagtaatttcctgggtttttttgttagtttgggttttttttgtgggacATGCAATAATGAGATGGACGTAATTAACCCTCACAAGAGAAAGGTACATGCGCATATAAAGCATACGTATGCATTGCATATAAATTGCAGTGTGCCTTCAGCAAGGCTGCTTTACTGTTCACATAGTACAAATCTGTGTTGCTCTTTAAGGAATATCCTTGGCTGTAGAACAAAGCTGGTATCTCCTACACAACCAAATCCACTGTAATCTATTGCCTGGGAAAAAAACTGGAATCTTGACCTACGAAACTCAGTTTGCCCATCTGAAGAACaggcttaaaatattttgttcttaaggcagtaaaatattaatctttagCTCTCTTTCACTTTTAGCTAACCAGTCACCTTCTAAGAATTGTACACATGCTTACCTGTCACCATTTCCTCTTATCCGAGATGAACACAATTCAACCTCCTATGACTCTGCAATTG of the Grus americana isolate bGruAme1 chromosome 1, bGruAme1.mat, whole genome shotgun sequence genome contains:
- the TMEM182 gene encoding transmembrane protein 182 isoform X2, coding for MKLSVGIFFGGFFAALGVLLFLVAFGTDYWLLATEIGRCSKAPEDAGGEKATFHHEGFFWRCWFSGNVRENNASMWNFWYTNQSPSKNCTHAYLSPFPLIRDEHNSTSYDSAIVYRGFWTVLMLLGVLTIVMASFFIICAAPFASHILYKAGGGFFIIAGVLFSLVVVMYVIWVQAMADLENYTNMKKMDCPDFAVYCDFQAVKTR